One genomic segment of Deinococcus aestuarii includes these proteins:
- the cobJ gene encoding precorrin-3B C(17)-methyltransferase: MTGHLSLVSVGPGDLSLVPERARQALVEADVIVAYDLYLRWVAPLITSQEVLTPPLTQEKVRAQLAIQKAGEGKRVALVSSGDIGVYAMAGLVFEDLPEEPLFGVEVIPGITSATACASLLGSPLTHDFATLSLSDLLCPWEWIEERARHIAQADLACVLYNVQSKARREGVYRVLRLMLEHKRPDTVCGVVRNAYREDQEVRVTTLEALLSDEFDMLTTVVIGNRFTARKGRWMYTPRGYNDWRGEEVAPVSQPEGTVWVFSGTRDGNALALRLAEEGERVTLSVASELGAQVAPKHPNLHVYDGPPGVEARRRALRGARAIVDATHPYAQAITAQLRELSADLDLPYLRLERASGLPEDTTGLTLVDDIEEAARAASGYGRVFLATGSKDLETFLHAAPDADVFVRLTPQPGVLERALSLGVRPDHICAMIGPFTREFNVAQWQAWNIGAVVTKDSGDVGGFTAKRDAAQELGLPLIVVRRPAPVPGAFHSQDELIAALQTLKEHA; this comes from the coding sequence GTGACCGGCCACCTCAGCCTCGTCTCCGTCGGGCCGGGCGACCTCTCGCTCGTGCCGGAACGGGCGCGGCAAGCGCTGGTGGAGGCGGACGTGATCGTCGCCTACGACCTCTACCTGCGCTGGGTCGCTCCCCTGATCACGAGCCAGGAAGTGCTGACGCCACCGCTGACTCAGGAAAAAGTGCGGGCGCAACTCGCTATCCAGAAGGCGGGGGAAGGCAAACGGGTGGCCCTCGTCAGTAGCGGGGACATCGGCGTCTACGCGATGGCGGGGCTGGTCTTCGAGGACCTGCCCGAGGAGCCGCTCTTCGGCGTGGAGGTCATCCCCGGCATCACGAGCGCGACCGCCTGCGCCAGCCTGCTCGGCTCACCGCTCACGCACGACTTCGCTACCCTCAGCCTCTCGGACCTGCTGTGCCCCTGGGAATGGATTGAGGAGCGGGCGAGGCACATCGCGCAGGCCGACCTCGCCTGCGTCCTATACAACGTGCAGAGCAAAGCCAGGCGGGAGGGCGTGTACCGCGTGCTGCGCCTGATGCTGGAACACAAGCGGCCCGACACGGTGTGCGGTGTCGTCCGCAACGCCTACCGCGAGGATCAGGAGGTGCGCGTCACCACCCTGGAAGCGCTGCTCTCGGACGAGTTCGACATGCTGACGACGGTCGTGATCGGCAACCGCTTCACGGCGCGCAAGGGACGCTGGATGTACACCCCGCGCGGCTACAACGACTGGCGGGGGGAGGAGGTCGCCCCCGTTTCCCAGCCCGAAGGCACCGTCTGGGTCTTCAGCGGCACCCGCGACGGCAACGCCCTGGCCCTGCGTCTCGCGGAAGAAGGCGAGCGGGTGACGTTGAGCGTGGCCTCCGAACTGGGGGCACAGGTCGCGCCGAAGCATCCGAATTTGCATGTGTACGACGGCCCGCCCGGCGTCGAGGCCCGGCGGCGGGCTTTGCGCGGGGCAAGGGCCATCGTGGACGCCACCCACCCCTATGCACAGGCGATCACCGCTCAACTGCGGGAACTGAGTGCCGACCTCGACCTTCCCTACCTCCGCCTGGAGCGGGCGAGCGGCCTGCCGGAAGACACGACCGGGCTGACCCTCGTGGACGACATCGAGGAGGCCGCCCGCGCCGCTTCCGGGTACGGGCGCGTCTTCCTGGCGACGGGCAGCAAGGACCTTGAAACCTTCCTGCACGCCGCTCCAGACGCCGACGTGTTCGTGCGCCTCACCCCGCAACCCGGCGTCCTCGAACGGGCGTTGAGCCTGGGCGTCCGGCCCGACCACATCTGCGCGATGATCGGCCCCTTCACCCGCGAGTTCAACGTAGCTCAGTGGCAGGCCTGGAACATCGGCGCCGTCGTGACCAAGGACAGCGGCGACGTGGGGGGGTTCACCGCCAAGCGCGATGCGGCCCAGGAACTCGGCCTGCCCCTCATCGTCGTTCGCCGCCCGGCTCCCGTTCCCGGCGCCTTCCACAGCCAGGACGAGTTGATCGCCGCCCTCCAGACCCTCAAGGAGCATGCATGA
- a CDS encoding CobW family GTP-binding protein — MTTSFKTPVTIVSGFLGSGKTTLLGNLLNQTHDRTLALIVNEFGEVSIDGPLLEVREDGVELHDVHGGLLAYGGEGDAFRRTLRALRERRHTFDHVLIETSGLAVPTAVMVTLEEGEFAADFALDATLVVVDTPLLLAGAFSPDAGDEATRGAARVFDAQLEFADVAVLNKIDELSDADLLQAEADVRYRAPRVRFLELAYEARLDTQLTLGLNLHGTRRSAAHHAPVSGAPGELMAPLHDHSGLDGHSHGDLDAHVHSLSTHQHFHEHDPGWQSFRLTSDDVQSVPDLVRTVQNVARVFPVLRVKGFVQGEGGERYAVQAVRSRVETHPAPSRPDAPNELVFIGYHVSRKKVIEALQKALPQRWA; from the coding sequence ATGACCACCTCTTTCAAAACGCCCGTTACCATCGTCAGCGGCTTTCTGGGCAGCGGCAAGACCACCCTGCTCGGCAACCTGCTGAACCAGACGCACGACCGCACCCTGGCCCTGATCGTGAACGAATTCGGGGAGGTCAGCATCGACGGCCCTCTGCTGGAAGTCCGCGAGGACGGGGTGGAACTCCACGACGTTCACGGTGGCCTGCTCGCCTACGGTGGGGAGGGGGACGCCTTCCGCCGCACCCTGCGAGCCCTGCGGGAACGCCGCCACACCTTCGACCACGTGCTGATCGAGACGAGCGGACTCGCCGTGCCGACCGCCGTGATGGTCACGCTGGAGGAGGGCGAGTTCGCCGCCGACTTCGCCCTCGATGCCACCCTCGTCGTGGTGGACACGCCGCTTTTGCTCGCGGGGGCCTTCAGCCCAGACGCCGGGGACGAGGCCACCCGGGGCGCCGCCCGCGTTTTCGACGCACAACTGGAGTTCGCGGACGTGGCCGTGCTGAACAAAATCGACGAACTGAGCGACGCCGATCTCCTCCAGGCCGAGGCCGACGTGCGTTACCGGGCTCCCCGCGTGCGCTTCCTGGAACTCGCCTACGAGGCCAGGCTCGACACCCAGCTCACCCTCGGCCTGAACCTGCACGGCACGCGGCGGAGTGCGGCCCACCACGCGCCCGTGAGCGGCGCGCCCGGCGAGCTGATGGCCCCGCTCCACGACCACTCGGGCCTCGACGGGCACTCCCACGGCGACCTCGACGCGCACGTCCACAGCCTGAGCACCCACCAGCACTTCCACGAGCACGACCCCGGCTGGCAGTCCTTTCGCCTGACGAGCGACGACGTGCAGAGCGTCCCCGACCTCGTGCGGACGGTGCAGAACGTGGCCCGTGTGTTCCCCGTGCTGCGCGTGAAGGGCTTCGTGCAGGGCGAGGGCGGGGAGCGGTACGCGGTGCAGGCCGTCCGTTCAAGGGTGGAGACGCACCCGGCCCCCTCAAGACCGGATGCCCCGAATGAACTCGTCTTCATCGGCTACCACGTCAGCCGCAAGAAGGTGATCGAGGCGCTGCAAAAGGCGCTGCCGCAGCGGTGGGCCTGA
- a CDS encoding high frequency lysogenization protein HflD has protein sequence MPGLLPVTARKTVTLSAPYLLAVLALHVLALGLLVPSALAEPLVWGLGLTAYLFGMRHAWDADHIAVIDNTVRKLLTLGRPAYGVGLFFSLGHSSVVLLMAIAAAVIGRALLGAQEEIGALGGWIGPFVAGVYLLLVAGFNLHAVWRTLRGEDEHHHHGGLLARVIAPLTRLVNHQWQVFPLGFLMGLGFDTASEIALLALAGQAGQDHLGWSAILALPLLFGAGMTLFDTLNGAFMTHAYGWALDKPGARRVYNLLITGLSGVLALVIGVVTLMGWAAEHFPAARALSAWEAVDLSPLGFWLAGLALVLFLTAQVWSRWRRGRPA, from the coding sequence GTGCCCGGCCTCCTTCCCGTCACGGCGCGCAAGACCGTGACCCTGAGCGCGCCCTACCTGCTGGCGGTGCTGGCGCTCCACGTCCTCGCGCTCGGGCTGCTGGTGCCGTCGGCGCTCGCCGAGCCGCTGGTGTGGGGGCTGGGCCTGACCGCCTACCTCTTCGGAATGCGGCACGCCTGGGACGCCGACCACATCGCCGTGATCGACAACACCGTGCGGAAACTCCTGACATTGGGACGGCCCGCGTACGGGGTCGGGCTCTTTTTCAGCCTGGGGCATTCGAGCGTGGTGCTGCTGATGGCGATTGCGGCGGCGGTTATCGGTCGGGCGCTGCTGGGGGCACAGGAGGAGATCGGCGCCCTCGGGGGGTGGATCGGGCCCTTCGTGGCGGGGGTATACCTGCTGCTCGTGGCGGGGTTCAACCTTCACGCGGTGTGGCGGACCCTGCGCGGAGAGGACGAACACCATCATCACGGAGGACTTCTCGCCCGCGTGATCGCGCCGCTGACCCGGCTCGTCAACCACCAGTGGCAGGTCTTCCCGTTGGGCTTCCTGATGGGGCTGGGCTTCGACACGGCCTCGGAAATCGCCCTGCTCGCCCTCGCCGGGCAGGCGGGGCAGGACCATCTGGGCTGGAGCGCCATCCTGGCCCTGCCGCTGCTCTTCGGGGCGGGAATGACCCTCTTCGACACCCTCAACGGCGCGTTCATGACCCACGCCTACGGCTGGGCGCTCGACAAACCGGGGGCCAGGCGCGTGTATAACCTCCTGATCACCGGGCTCTCGGGCGTTCTCGCGCTCGTGATCGGCGTCGTCACGCTGATGGGATGGGCGGCGGAACACTTTCCGGCGGCCCGCGCCCTGAGTGCGTGGGAGGCGGTGGACCTCTCCCCGCTGGGGTTCTGGCTGGCGGGGTTGGCCCTCGTGTTGTTCCTCACGGCGCAGGTGTGGTCGCGCTGGCGCCGGGGCAGGCCAGCGTGA
- the cobN gene encoding cobaltochelatase subunit CobN, translating to MTRPAPRQRVTRADGRTINVVRKRGHLSYCFHGCCCGRTDKGYAAAPVDVYKDEWTRRKIRNAVHLTKGGCLGPCPLANVAHLVFDGHDVWFHSVNDAWLVRAIFDYIEAMLSADGYLPLPPELVEYTFNYYAWDVAGGAEAATPLPLATSDAPTELSGIAFLTHADTDLLNLRAAQETLPADFGPVTGGALGGIRSEAQMATLLSGAVGQAEVVLVRIHGKFSAVPGAELLLDHARRSGQHLLLVSGTNEPDAELAALSLAPAHTLDTARAYLAASGWQNTRELLLSLSDTLRLTGYGAEPPLALPEHGLYHSDLPENATLEDWQRLRTPGRPAVGVLLYRAHALSGNTAFIDSLVTALDEAGADALPVFTTSLKDVDGNGDPKAFALLRGEADALISTLSFAMADVQAGDVTAAGANVGALERLGVPVVQGITSGGARGPWETSARGLNPLDTAMNVALPEFDGRIIGVPFAFKEREAGDAARLVADPERTARLAGITVRLARLRQLPNSEKRLAFVFTNSTAKASQVGNAVGLDSAASLLHILRALEAEGYDVGEVPGTSDELMHALLARTTYDTTQLTPSQLAQAAAHVPADLYRAWFADLPDAQQRRMQQQWGEAPGEAYVHDGALALAGLHFGKMFVALQPPRGYGMDPDAIYHTPDLPPTHHYHALYRWLRETPAGGGFGADAIVHVGKHGTLEWLPGKGVGLSAKCFPDSLLGDLPLFYPFVINDPGEGTQAKRRAHATILDHLPPPLTRADTYGPLAELAALVDEYYQLELLDPSKLPLLQEQIWDLVQRANLGTDLGTMLRRDHGDHVHEWDEAFTPEGVPVTLTEMNGSDVAHLLEDIDGYLCELGMAQIRDGLHVLGQAPGGEQLPEMLRALTRLANAEVPGLHAGMAGVLGLELGALLENPGGRLAGESSAFPLTPALSHEGRGRKELDLSELAGRPVLTHGDALELIDELTLHLYQTLEARDFDPTAIPDALALTLGPLDDFGTLPATLDYACRVLKPNLDATTDEITHLLAGLSGRYVPAGPSGAPSRGLAHILPTGRNFYAVDPRALPSQAAWTVGSNLAREVLERHLKEAGTYPEHVAISVWGTSNMRTQGDDVAQILALLGARPVWHPQSRRLTGVELIPLEELGRPRIDVTVRISGFFRDAFPHLISLLDEAVNLAMQADEPEEQNYPRKHYLADLAGRLAELPPEEAQSRAAYRLFGSAPGTYGAGILDLIHEGNWQDEADFARTFVNWGGYAYTVAEAGTDAREDFRARLAVTQLVLHNQDNREHDIFDSDDYLQFFGGMIASVRSLSGAQPRHYFGDTANPERARVRDLGEEALRVYRSRVVNPKWLEGIRRHGYKGGLEQTATVDYLFGFDATAQIAHDFMYEGVAQAYALDPENQAFLRESNPWALNAIAGRLLEAHARELWRPEAETLNALQNLLAESEGLLEGRGEMGRVSG from the coding sequence GTGACCCGCCCCGCCCCCCGCCAGAGGGTGACCCGGGCCGACGGGCGCACCATCAACGTCGTTCGCAAACGCGGGCACCTGAGCTACTGCTTCCACGGCTGTTGCTGTGGTCGGACGGACAAGGGCTACGCCGCCGCCCCCGTGGACGTGTACAAGGACGAGTGGACCCGGCGCAAGATCAGGAACGCCGTCCACCTCACCAAGGGGGGTTGCCTGGGGCCCTGCCCCCTCGCCAACGTCGCCCACCTCGTCTTCGACGGGCACGACGTGTGGTTCCACTCGGTGAACGACGCGTGGCTGGTGCGAGCGATCTTCGACTACATCGAGGCGATGTTGAGCGCGGACGGGTACCTGCCGCTGCCGCCCGAACTCGTGGAGTACACCTTCAACTATTACGCGTGGGATGTGGCGGGGGGTGCCGAGGCGGCCACGCCCCTGCCCCTCGCCACCTCCGACGCGCCCACCGAACTTTCCGGGATCGCCTTCCTGACCCACGCGGATACGGACCTGCTCAACCTCCGCGCGGCACAGGAGACGCTGCCCGCCGACTTCGGCCCGGTGACGGGGGGGGCACTGGGCGGCATCCGCTCGGAGGCGCAGATGGCGACGTTGCTTTCGGGGGCAGTCGGACAGGCCGAGGTCGTCCTCGTGCGGATTCACGGCAAGTTCTCGGCGGTACCGGGGGCGGAACTGCTGCTCGACCACGCGCGCCGCTCCGGCCAGCACCTCCTTCTCGTGAGCGGGACGAATGAGCCGGACGCAGAGCTGGCGGCCCTCAGCCTCGCGCCCGCCCACACGCTCGACACGGCGCGGGCGTACCTGGCGGCGAGCGGGTGGCAGAACACACGCGAACTCCTCCTCTCCCTCAGCGACACGCTGCGGCTGACGGGGTACGGGGCCGAGCCGCCCCTCGCCCTGCCCGAACACGGCCTCTACCACTCCGACCTGCCCGAGAACGCGACGTTGGAGGACTGGCAGCGGCTCCGCACCCCGGGCCGCCCCGCCGTCGGCGTCCTGCTCTACCGGGCCCACGCGCTGAGCGGCAACACGGCCTTCATCGACTCGCTCGTGACTGCACTGGACGAGGCGGGTGCCGATGCCCTGCCCGTCTTCACGACCAGCCTCAAGGACGTGGATGGGAACGGGGACCCGAAAGCCTTTGCCCTGCTGCGGGGAGAGGCGGACGCTCTCATCTCCACCCTCTCCTTTGCTATGGCCGACGTGCAGGCGGGGGACGTGACGGCGGCGGGGGCGAACGTCGGCGCGTTGGAACGGCTGGGCGTGCCCGTCGTCCAGGGCATCACGAGCGGCGGGGCGCGCGGGCCTTGGGAGACGAGTGCGCGAGGTCTCAATCCCCTCGACACGGCCATGAACGTTGCTTTGCCCGAGTTTGACGGGCGCATCATCGGCGTGCCCTTCGCCTTCAAGGAGAGGGAGGCGGGGGACGCCGCGCGCCTCGTCGCCGACCCCGAACGCACCGCGCGGCTCGCTGGCATTACCGTTCGCCTGGCCCGCCTGCGTCAACTGCCGAACTCCGAAAAGCGCCTCGCCTTCGTCTTCACCAACTCGACCGCGAAGGCGTCACAAGTGGGGAACGCCGTGGGGCTCGACTCCGCCGCCTCTCTCCTCCACATCCTCCGCGCGCTGGAGGCCGAGGGGTACGACGTGGGCGAGGTGCCGGGGACAAGTGATGAACTCATGCACGCCCTCCTGGCCCGCACGACGTACGACACGACGCAACTCACGCCCTCCCAGCTCGCGCAGGCCGCCGCCCACGTTCCCGCCGACCTCTACCGCGCGTGGTTTGCCGACCTTCCCGACGCTCAGCAACGCCGGATGCAGCAGCAGTGGGGCGAGGCGCCGGGTGAGGCTTACGTTCACGACGGCGCCCTCGCCCTGGCCGGGCTGCACTTCGGCAAGATGTTCGTCGCCCTGCAACCCCCGCGCGGGTACGGCATGGACCCGGACGCGATCTACCACACGCCCGATCTGCCGCCCACCCACCACTACCACGCGCTTTATCGCTGGCTGCGGGAGACGCCGGCAGGTGGGGGTTTCGGCGCGGACGCCATCGTCCACGTCGGCAAGCACGGCACGCTCGAATGGCTGCCGGGGAAGGGGGTGGGCCTGAGTGCGAAGTGCTTCCCCGACTCCCTCCTCGGCGACCTGCCCCTCTTCTACCCCTTCGTGATCAACGACCCCGGCGAGGGCACCCAGGCCAAGCGGCGGGCGCACGCGACGATCCTCGACCACCTGCCGCCACCCCTCACGCGCGCCGACACCTATGGGCCGCTCGCCGAACTCGCCGCGCTCGTGGACGAGTATTACCAACTGGAACTCCTCGACCCGTCGAAGTTGCCGCTCCTCCAGGAGCAAATCTGGGACCTCGTGCAGCGGGCGAACCTGGGCACCGACCTCGGGACCATGCTGCGGCGCGATCACGGTGACCACGTTCACGAGTGGGACGAGGCGTTCACCCCCGAGGGCGTGCCCGTCACCCTGACCGAGATGAACGGGTCGGACGTGGCCCACCTCCTCGAAGACATCGACGGCTACCTGTGCGAGTTGGGGATGGCGCAGATTCGGGACGGGCTGCATGTGCTGGGGCAGGCGCCGGGAGGGGAGCAGCTGCCCGAGATGCTGCGTGCCCTCACGCGGCTGGCGAATGCGGAAGTGCCGGGGCTGCACGCGGGGATGGCGGGAGTGCTGGGGCTGGAGTTGGGGGCGCTGTTGGAGAATCCGGGGGGGCGGTTGGCGGGCGAGTCGTCTGCATTCCCCCTCACCCCGGCCCTCTCCCACGAGGGGAGAGGGAGAAAAGAACTCGACCTCAGCGAACTCGCAGGCCGTCCCGTCCTCACCCACGGGGACGCGCTCGAACTCATCGACGAACTCACATTGCACCTCTACCAGACGCTTGAGGCGCGGGACTTCGACCCCACTGCCATTCCCGACGCGCTCGCCCTTACGCTGGGTCCGTTGGACGACTTCGGCACCCTGCCCGCCACGCTCGATTACGCCTGCCGGGTCCTGAAGCCAAATCTGGACGCGACGACCGACGAGATCACGCACCTGCTCGCGGGGCTCTCCGGGCGGTATGTCCCCGCCGGCCCGAGCGGCGCCCCCTCGCGCGGCCTCGCCCACATCCTGCCGACGGGGCGGAACTTCTACGCGGTCGATCCGCGCGCCCTGCCCTCGCAGGCGGCATGGACGGTGGGGAGCAACCTCGCGCGGGAGGTGCTCGAACGGCATCTCAAGGAGGCGGGCACCTACCCCGAACACGTCGCTATCAGCGTCTGGGGTACGAGCAACATGCGCACGCAGGGGGACGACGTGGCGCAGATTCTCGCCCTCCTCGGCGCGCGGCCCGTGTGGCACCCGCAGAGCCGACGCCTGACTGGGGTAGAACTCATTCCGCTGGAGGAGTTGGGCCGTCCCCGCATCGACGTGACGGTGCGCATCAGCGGCTTTTTCCGTGACGCCTTCCCCCACCTGATCTCCCTGCTCGACGAGGCGGTGAACCTCGCCATGCAGGCGGACGAGCCGGAGGAGCAGAACTACCCGCGCAAGCATTACCTCGCCGACCTCGCGGGCCGCCTCGCCGAGTTGCCGCCTGAGGAGGCGCAGTCGCGCGCCGCCTACCGCCTCTTCGGCAGCGCGCCGGGCACCTACGGGGCGGGCATCCTCGACCTGATCCACGAGGGGAACTGGCAGGACGAGGCCGATTTCGCGCGCACCTTCGTCAACTGGGGCGGGTATGCCTACACCGTCGCCGAGGCCGGAACGGACGCCCGCGAGGACTTCCGCGCCCGCCTCGCCGTCACCCAGCTCGTGTTGCACAACCAGGACAACCGCGAGCACGACATCTTCGACAGCGACGACTACCTCCAGTTCTTCGGCGGGATGATCGCATCCGTGCGGAGTCTGAGCGGCGCCCAGCCCCGGCACTACTTCGGGGACACGGCCAACCCCGAGCGGGCGCGCGTCCGCGATCTGGGGGAGGAGGCGCTGCGGGTGTACCGCTCGCGGGTGGTGAATCCCAAGTGGCTGGAGGGCATCCGCCGCCACGGCTACAAGGGTGGCCTGGAGCAGACGGCGACGGTGGACTACCTTTTCGGCTTCGACGCCACCGCGCAGATCGCGCACGACTTCATGTACGAGGGGGTGGCGCAGGCGTACGCCCTCGACCCCGAGAACCAGGCCTTTCTGCGCGAGTCGAACCCCTGGGCGCTGAACGCCATCGCCGGGCGACTCCTCGAAGCCCATGCCCGCGAGCTGTGGAGGCCGGAGGCAGAGACGCTGAACGCCCTCCAGAACCTCCTTGCCGAGAGCGAGGGGCTGCTGGAGGGGCGCGGCGAGATGGGGCGGGTGAGTGGATGA
- a CDS encoding type II toxin-antitoxin system Phd/YefM family antitoxin has product MPEIVNIHAAKTHLSKLVERAERGEEIIIARAGKPSARLVPLAPTRQREFGFLAGQVQLSDEENRELMRPLSEEELADWE; this is encoded by the coding sequence ATGCCCGAGATCGTCAACATCCACGCGGCCAAGACACACCTCTCGAAATTGGTGGAGCGCGCCGAGAGAGGGGAGGAAATCATCATTGCCCGGGCAGGGAAACCCAGTGCGCGGCTTGTGCCCCTGGCCCCGACCCGGCAGCGCGAGTTCGGCTTCCTGGCTGGACAGGTTCAACTCAGCGACGAGGAAAACCGCGAACTCATGCGCCCCCTCAGCGAGGAAGAGCTGGCGGACTGGGAGTGA
- a CDS encoding type II toxin-antitoxin system VapC family toxin, translating to MRLLLDTHILMWLVSNDARLPQTLAAQLQALENDLVLSAVVAWEMSIKFHQGKLPSAAPLLADFPAVAARLGAEVLDITPAHAIRAGALDWTHRDPFDRMLVAQALGEGLRLVTLDESITSYAQAPILR from the coding sequence GTGAGGCTGCTGCTCGACACCCACATCCTGATGTGGCTGGTTTCGAACGACGCCCGTCTTCCTCAGACTCTCGCCGCACAGCTTCAGGCACTGGAGAACGATCTTGTTCTCAGCGCGGTGGTCGCCTGGGAAATGTCCATCAAATTTCATCAGGGCAAGCTACCGAGCGCCGCCCCGCTCCTGGCCGACTTTCCCGCCGTCGCCGCCCGGCTGGGTGCCGAAGTGCTCGACATCACGCCTGCCCACGCCATCCGGGCCGGGGCCCTCGACTGGACTCACCGCGACCCCTTCGACCGGATGCTCGTCGCGCAGGCGTTGGGGGAGGGCTTGCGGCTGGTCACGCTCGACGAGAGCATCACCAGCTACGCACAGGCGCCCATCCTGCGTTAA
- a CDS encoding VWA domain-containing protein: MTLPLYPLSAVAHQPDLLLALSLLAVSPDIGGVLIRGDRGAAKSTAARGLAALLPPAPDGTPAPFVNLPLGATEDRVVGTLDLDAALKGEVRLRPGLIAAAHGGVLYIDEVNLLADHLVDVLLDVAAMGVNRVQRDGLSAEHPARLALIGSMNPEEGGLRPQFLDRFGLCVDVQAPAAPGERAEIVRRRMRFEANPQVFTREWQEEEETLAARLGAARVRLPRVTVPDRLLDAIAALSAGAGVRSLRADLVLHRAARALAALEDREEVREGDLHRVAPLVLTHRRDPRLPPSPPPPPPAPPQETPPPQPDTSREHSAQAPSADGPEEVFAPGVSTLSLTPPLSSPIPGTRRGEGVPGRVVRTVSDPQPTTLAVPDTLRAALTRTALSGGGTVTLRREDLRIPVHEETGGRRVLFVADASGSMGTRERMGAVKGAMLDLLREQTRRDRVALMTFRATGATLDLGFTTDPHAAEAAITGAPTGGRTPLAHALSLAAEVLAGERGAQLVLFTDGRANVPLTPGGDAWADALDAARALRGVPTLVVDTESGHVRLGRAARLAEVLGADLTALGAPA; the protein is encoded by the coding sequence GTGACCCTCCCCCTCTACCCCCTCTCCGCCGTCGCCCACCAGCCGGACCTCCTGCTGGCCCTCTCCCTCCTGGCCGTCTCACCCGACATCGGCGGTGTCCTGATCCGGGGGGACCGGGGCGCGGCGAAGAGTACGGCGGCACGCGGCCTCGCGGCCCTGCTGCCCCCCGCGCCGGACGGCACGCCCGCCCCCTTCGTCAACCTCCCCCTCGGCGCGACCGAGGACCGGGTGGTGGGCACCCTCGACCTCGACGCGGCCTTAAAAGGCGAGGTACGCCTGCGGCCCGGCCTGATCGCCGCTGCCCACGGCGGCGTCCTCTACATCGACGAGGTGAACCTGCTCGCCGATCACCTCGTGGACGTGCTGCTCGACGTGGCGGCGATGGGCGTGAACCGGGTGCAGCGCGACGGCCTGAGCGCCGAACACCCCGCCCGCCTCGCCCTGATCGGCAGCATGAACCCGGAGGAAGGCGGCCTGCGCCCCCAGTTCCTCGACCGCTTCGGGCTGTGCGTGGATGTGCAGGCGCCCGCCGCACCGGGGGAACGGGCAGAGATCGTCCGCCGTCGGATGCGCTTCGAGGCTAACCCGCAGGTCTTCACGCGGGAGTGGCAGGAGGAAGAGGAGACCCTCGCCGCCCGCCTCGGCGCCGCCCGTGTCCGGCTGCCGCGCGTCACCGTGCCGGACAGGCTTCTCGACGCCATCGCCGCCCTGAGTGCTGGGGCCGGGGTGCGGAGCCTGCGCGCCGACCTCGTGCTGCACCGGGCTGCCCGTGCACTCGCCGCTTTGGAGGACCGGGAGGAGGTGCGGGAAGGCGACCTGCACCGCGTCGCGCCCCTCGTGCTGACGCACCGCCGCGATCCACGGTTGCCGCCGTCGCCCCCACCTCCGCCGCCCGCCCCGCCGCAGGAGACCCCGCCCCCGCAGCCGGACACGTCCCGGGAGCACTCCGCTCAGGCTCCCTCGGCGGACGGACCGGAGGAAGTCTTCGCGCCCGGCGTGAGCACGCTTTCCCTTACCCCTCCTCTTTCCTCCCCCATCCCCGGCACGCGGCGGGGTGAGGGCGTGCCGGGCCGCGTCGTTCGGACGGTCTCCGACCCCCAGCCGACCACGCTCGCCGTGCCCGACACCCTGCGCGCCGCCTTGACCCGCACGGCCCTGAGTGGGGGCGGCACCGTCACCCTGCGCCGCGAGGACTTGCGAATCCCCGTCCACGAGGAAACGGGTGGGCGGCGGGTCCTCTTTGTGGCGGACGCGAGCGGCAGCATGGGCACGCGCGAACGCATGGGAGCGGTGAAGGGGGCGATGCTCGACCTCCTGCGTGAGCAGACGCGCCGCGACCGGGTGGCCCTGATGACCTTCCGGGCAACAGGTGCCACCCTCGACCTCGGTTTCACCACCGACCCACACGCCGCCGAGGCCGCGATCACGGGGGCGCCGACCGGGGGACGCACGCCGCTCGCGCACGCGCTGAGCCTCGCCGCCGAGGTGCTCGCGGGGGAGCGGGGGGCGCAGCTCGTGCTGTTCACCGACGGGCGGGCGAACGTGCCGCTGACGCCCGGCGGGGACGCCTGGGCCGACGCCTTGGACGCGGCCCGTGCCCTGCGAGGCGTGCCCACCCTCGTCGTGGACACCGAGAGCGGGCACGTACGCCTGGGCCGGGCGGCGCGACTGGCCGAGGTCCTGGGGGCAGACCTCACGGCCCTGGGAGCCCCCGCGTGA